TACAGTTTTGGCACCGGTTACAACATCTCCGGCAGAAAAGACCCCTTGTCTTGTGGTATGACCGGATTCATCAGCAATAAGCAGTCCACTTTTGCCAGTTTTAAGTCCTTTATTATTGGAAACGATAATATTTCGAGGGGCTTGGCTGACTGCGATGATAACGGAATCACAGGGATAAAAGCCCTCCGAGGTTTCTACGAAAACTGTTTCTGCCTTACCTTCATCATTGACTATCTTTTGGGTCTCAATATATTTTACGCCCTCGTCAGTAATTTCTGTAGGTGCTTTGAATAATTCGAAAATAATGCCGTCTTTTTTTGCATCTTCAATCTCAGCTTTTGTAGCTGTCATATCTTCAAAGCCTTTTCTATAAAGAATGGAAACCTGATCCACACCATTTCTTTTTGCCGTTCTCGCAGCATCCATTGCTACATTGCCGGCTCCTATTACACAGACACTTTTCCCTAATTCGTAGACTTGTGGGGACTTTAAATAATCAATAGCATAATGAACATGCCCAAGGGTTTCTCCTTTTATATTTAATGTCTTAGGATTCCATACACCGGTTCCTATAAAAATAGCTTTATAACCGTCCTCAAAAAGTTTATCTATAGTGATTACGGGACCAACCCGTGTATTTGGTCTTATTTTTACACCCATTTGGACAAGCTTATGTTGTATTTTGTCCAAGATATCCTTCGGAAGTCTAAAGTCGGGAATACCATATCGAAGTACTCCGCCGATTTTATCCTTGCTTTCAAAGATTGTAATTCTATATCCTTTTGAAGCAAGAATAAAAGCGATAGTAATTCCTGCCGGTCCTGCCCCTATAACAGCGATTCTGTCTTTATCCAATTTAACAGGGTTGGTTTCGTCAGAGTCCAGAAATTTTGTGGAGATATAGTTTTCAATATCATAGAATTCAATCGGTTCTTCTTTGATTCCACGAATACAATTTCCTTTGCACTGATTTTCATGGGGACATACCAATGCACATACAACGGAAAGGGGATTGTTATTAAACAACAGTTCTCCTGCTTCCTGAATTTTATCTTCTTTGAAAAGTTGAATCACTTCCGGGATAGGGGTATTGATGGGGCATTTTGACTTGCAGCGGGGATTTTTGCACAAAAGACATCTATTGGCTTCTTCTTTTAACCTAATCATAATACACCTCCCAAACTTTTATATTACAATAAAAAATATTAATCCGATAAAAATAATAGGAATTAGCTTTAAACATTATATCAAAAATCCCATGCTCTGTCTATGATAAGTCATATTATCTATATTGTTAACCTTATTTTTAAAATATGTTGACAATAAATTTTTTTTCATATATACTTCAATAGACACCAATTCTATGGAAGGAGTGAAAAGGAATGGAGAGAGTTATCGAAAAGAAATCCAACGTTTACAAGATGGCAATTATCGGAGTGATGGCTGCAATCACTTGTATACTCGGACCTTTATCCATACCTATTGGCTTAGTGCCTATTTCTTTTACAAATTTAGTAATCTACATAGCCCTTTATACCCTCGGTATGAAAAAGGGGACAATCAGTTACATAATTTATATGTTAATAGGATTTATTGGTCTTCCTGTGTTTTCAAATTTTAGCGGAGGTCCATCTAAGTTACTCGGACCAACCGGAGGCTATATTATCGGATTTATATTTATGGCACTTATTGCAGGTTTTTTCATCGATTACTTTTTTGAAAAATGGTATTTATGTTTTATAGGAATGGTTCTGGGTACGGTGGTGTGCTACGGAATCGGTACTGCCTGGCTGGCATATCAAACCAATATGCAGTTTCAAGCGGCTCTTGGAGTTGGAGTTATACCATTTATCCCCGGAGATTTAGCTAAAATTGTGATTTCTACAGTTATAGGTCCTCAAATCCGCAAGAGGCTTATCAAAGCTAATTTATTTTAATGTAGATCTAGCTACTTGAAATTTAACTATTTTATTTAAAAAAACACTTTCAGTGATCATATTTTGATGGTTATTGGAGGTGTTTTTTATTTTAAATACTCTAAGAGGTATATGGAAATATGATAAATTATGTGTTGATTTTTTTATTGTAGGCAGTAATTGTATAAAATATTCGATTTATGTTGAAGATTCCTATTAATTATTATAAGATTATTAAAAATACATTTGTAGGGGGCAAAGGTATTCACACGTGAGTGTACAACAGACCAATAGGATACTTAAAGGTTTATTGATAAAAGGAGGTCATACTTGTGAAACGGAATATACATTTTATATCAGCAATTATGTTGATACTCTCGATTTTTTTTAGTAGTTCTGAAATTAATTTATATGCTGCGGAGACTAATTCGGACACAAATCATAATCTGACATTTAGGAGAGAGCGATCCAATATTGAACATTGTAGCTTAAATGCGATTACGTATAATAAAGGATTATTTGTTGCAGTTGGGGATGACGGACGAATAAGTACATCATCCGATGGTGAAACTTGGCGAGATCAATATACTGAATATGCTTTTGATTTGAAGGATGTTGTTAGTAATGGAAATAATTTTATTACAATTGGCTATAGGGGAGCATATTCTTATTGGTATGGAAGAGAATATCTGATAAAGGGAGGAATTTTGATATCTTCTGACGGAAATACTTGGATTAATGTAGGTCCCAATAATTTTGTGCCTCAAGCAATTGTATGGGATGGAAATAGATATTTGACTGCAGGGATTCAAATAAAAGGGGATTCTTCATCTGTTGTAATTTATGAATCAAAAAACGGAAAAGAATGGAAGCAGATCGTTGGCGATTTATCCTTTAGAGAGATCACTGGCTTAATCTATGCGAAAAATCAGTATGTTATGATTAGCGGTTGGGAAAGACGAGTGGTATCCACATCTAAAGATGCCGTTACTTGGGAAGATAAATATAATGAACGATATATAAGACCATTTAGTTCTATCTTATGGGATGGGACGCAGTATGTGTTCGGGGCGTTTAGTGCAGTGGTAAAATCTAAAGATTTCATTCAATGGGATAAGGTTCCTTTAGAGACTTATCATCAGCGTATTTCAAATATTTCATTTAATGGAAAACAATACATAGGAATAGGATTAAATTCAAAGATTAGTGTTTCAGAAGATACAATAAAATGGACACAAATCAGTGTGAGTCAAGAGAGCTATAATACAATTTATGATGCAGCATGGGGCAATGGACAATGGATAGTAGTAGGCGAACATGGTATTATAGCAAATTCTACAGATGGAATCCAATGGAATGTCATTAGGGATCCGGATCAAACAAATTTAGGCCATTATAACGGTTCTCTAGAAACCAAGAATCATGTACACAGTTTGGTAGACAATTCGAATTTTTATATTGCTACAGGGATCAGCAATAGATCTATAGGTCTTACTAGTGATCATTATGAGCATACTGATCTAGATGGTATCATTGCCTTATCAGATGATGGAATTAACTGGGACGTGAAATTCTTTGATGGTGAAACCCCTTATAACTTATTGATATTTAAGGCAGATTCTTATTATATTGCGGTTAACCAAAAAACGGGAGCTTTGGTAAAGTCAAAGGATGGAATTTCATGGGAAGAGCACGATCGTAAACTCGATGAAGGTGGACTCAATGATTTTGTATGGACTCAAAATGATTTATTGATAAATTTAGGTCATCGATTTTACCATCTGAAAGAAAATAAATGGATTGAATATGACCTTTTAAAATCATCTTTGAAAGAAGCATTAGGAGATTCAACAAGGTTAGAAAAAGTAGTATGGAATGGTGAAATATATCTTGGGGTACTTAGTGGTGCAGAGAACAGGATTATATCGTCAAGAGACGGGATTCAATGGTATACACTCTCTGGGGTATCATTTGATGGAAACAAAACTGGGTCAATACCCATTCATGCAGAAGATTTACTATATGCAAAAGGTCGATTCATTCTTATTGGAAGTGGTATATCTGTAGTGTATTCAAGTAAAGACGGATTGACTTGGGAAAAAGTATTAGAGGATAAAACTACACGATTACAAAATGCATATTATATTAATAATTTGTTTTGGGTAACAGATGAACATGGAACGATTTTTACCTCAGTGGACGGAAGGAATTGGATTAAACATAAGCCTGTTACAAATAACGGAGTAAATAGTATTTTATGGGATGGAGATAAATATTTGCTGTTTTGCGAAGACGGCGTAATTATTTCGGCTAAATAAAAACAAATATAAACTACTTATTTTGATCTTTCTTTGTCTGATCAAATGAGTAGTTTATTTTTTTATACAACTTTCCATCTGAATTTTAAAAGAATAATCTACTATTGATTAAGTCATTTTTATGATGGAGGTTTGCTATGGGATACTATATCAATGTAGAACCGAATGTTAAAATTTATGTGGAGGATTTGAATCCTACTGGCAAAAAGACTATTCTTTTTCTTCATGGTTGGCCAGGAAGTCATAAGCTTTTTGAGTATCAGTTTAATCAACTGCCGATGATGGGATACAGGTGTATAGGGATTGATACCAGAGGATTTGGAGATTCAGATAAACCCTGGAGAGGATACGATTACGACAGATTGGCAGATGATGTTCGATGTGTGATTGATACGCTGAAACTCCATGATATTATTCTGGGAGGACACTCTACCGGCGGGGCCATTGCTATTCGATATATGGCAAGGCATAAGGGACATGGAGTTGCAAAGCTTGCTCTTTTTGCAGCGGCTGCCCCAAGCTTGATTCAGCGTCCCTATTTCCCCTATGGCTTACCAAAAGAGGCTGTTGAAGAAATGATACAGGAGACCTATCGCGATCGGCCGGAGATGCTAAGAAGATTTGGCCAAAGCTTTTTCCACAAATACATTACCGAAGCCTTTGCAGACTGGTTCTTCCAACTTGGACTTCAGGCAGCGAGCTGGGCTACTGCTGCCGTTGAGCGAACGTGGCTGGGAGAAGAAAAATTATTTTCTGACCTTGGAAAGATATTTGTTCCGACATTGATTCTTCATGGTATCCATGATAAAATCTGTCTCTTCCCTTTGGCGGAAGCGCAGCATAGAGGGATTAAGCATTCTAAGCTTGTGCCTTTCAGAGACAGCGGACATGGGTTATTCTATGATGAAAAAGATAGATTCAATCAGGAATTGATTAAATTTATTGAAGAATAAAAAACGCCCTTAAGGGCAGGGCTTATATAATACCTATCATTTTCATTAAATACTTGGCATTGGTCGTATTGGATTTTCCGGGCTTTATTTTGTAATCGAAGTAAATGGTATTGTCCCTATAATATTCCGAGAAGTTATAGTTATCGATTCGGGGGTATATATTTGCCAAATTGCAAAGCTCCAAGTCATGGGTGGTGATGAGTCCGGCGACGTTTAGTTCATTGAGCTTTGAAACCACCGTTTTAGCTCCGATCAGCCGATCGACTGAATTAGTCCCTCTAAATATTTCATCTATAAGAAAAATCATATTTGAATTGTTTTTTGCGGTTTCTATAATGGTTTTTATGCGTTTGAGTTCGGCATAGAAGGTAGAAATGCCTTCGTTTAAGTCATCGACAATCCTCATCGAAGTCATAATTGTCAAAGGAGAAAAAGTCATCTCCTTTGCGCAGACAAAACTTCCTGCTTGGGCTAGTACCAAATTAATGCCGACAGTTCTTAAAAAAGTAGTTTTGCCAGACATATTTGAGCCTGAAATGATAAAGATATTGTTGTGAAGTGAAAAATCATTGTTGACTCTGGTTTCGTTAGGAAGCAGGGGATGTCCTAAATCCCTTGCTTCTATTGTTTTATTTTTATCGGTAATTGCAGGCATACAAAAATTATTGCAGACACTTTCAAGAGTAGAAAAACTCATTAAGCTTTCAAATTCTCCTAAAGCAAGAAACCACTTCTCGGATAAATGGGCATATTTAGCTTTCCATGCTTCCAACATAAAGGCACATTGGTAATCCCACAATAAAAATACATTTAAAATAAAGTATATGATGAGGTTATTTCTAACACTTAATTTTGAAAGGATTCTATCCAAATCTTTAATTGCCTGGGCAGCAGAGTACTCTGAGGTGCTAAGCTGTGTTTGAATTTCTATGAGCTTTTCAGAATGAAACTTTTTATCTTTAAGCGTTTCAATAACGGTACCATAAGGAGCTAATTTATAGGAGGTATTTGAAATCGTACCTAAATACATTTGAGTTTTCGGAAACCCTAAAGCCCAAAGAAGAGCTTGTAAGAAAGCCAAAGTGGCACCGGTTAAATATAGATTTTTTGCCTTAAATATCAGCATAAAAGCAATCAGTAAAACCGTCATGACGGGGGCATATATTAAAGCAAATTTCAATAAGTTATTGGGGATAAAAGGCTTTGAATCCTTTAAGTTATTGACAAGATCCGGAGTAGAGGTATTATCCAAACCGATTTTTGAAAAATAATATTCCATCTGATTTGTAAATTCTATATCCTTACTGAGTTCTAAAATAGTTTCTTGTCTTTTTTGTATTTCTTCCTTCGTATTAGAAGGATGCAATAAGTCCTTGGCAAAGGCATGACGTCCGTACCAGGTATGGGTTCGATTGAGAAACTGAAATAAAGATTTTTTACCCACAATATCCAGATCACAGCCATAAGGATGCTCCGGATCAATAAATTCCTCACCAATATCCGAAAAGCCATCCCATTTACCAGATATCCTGTCTAAATGTCGATTATTTATAGCGATAACTCCGCTTAAATAATCGATTTTTTCATGGAGTCTATCCTGATACATCCAAAAACCAAGAAAAACAATGAAAATCCCCAAACTTGTCCCAATAAGAACTGGAGGAAATCCCTTAGTCAAAGTAGAGTACCCAGATACAATTAATATAAGAAAAAGAACCAACTTCACATAACCTACAAAATTAAATACGGCAGTCTGCTTTTTCAAAGAAGCTTCATGCTCCTTAATGAATTGAATAAACCTACTATCCATAAAAACACCTCTATAATTGTAAAATGATTACAAATTTGCTTAAGACCTTTACAGTGTACACAAGGTTTTATAGGAGTACAAGGGGTAAAAATAGACAGAAGAAATGCAATGATTTCTCCGTTTTATATATTGGATTAAAAGTTTGATAAAATGACATTAAATGAAAAAATATTATAAAAAATTACAATAATTTGTGTATATTTGAGAATAGTATGATAAAATAGAAAATGGGAAAAGCACTCTATTATATACAAAAGATAGGAGTGGAATATTCCTGCTAAAGATGATATTTACGATATCTGTGTCGAGAATAACATTAAATAGGTAGAGTATGCGACATTATTGTCGAGAATGTATTAATTATTTGAAATTTATTATATATAATACAAAAGGAGAGGATAAAAGATGAAAAAATTAGCAATTGTTATAGGGGTTTCAGATTATTATAACCTGAGTAAACTACCTGGATGCAATAATGATTTTAATTTAATAAATAAGATACTTAAAGCTACTAAAAAATACGACGATATTTTAGAGATTAACAAAAATACCCTCTCTCTAGAAGTTAAAGATGAAATAAATACATTTATCAGCAAGTATAAAGAAAGTGATATTGAAGAATTATTTTTTTATTTTTCAGGTCATGGATTTTATGATGGTGAAGATTTAAGGTATGTTTTCACAGATTTCTCTGAAAATAAAATTAATAGTACTAGTATATCTAATGGCTTCATGGATAACTTATTTAGAACATTAAATCCACATTTGTTAGTGAAAGTAGTAGATGCTTGTAATTCTGGAATTCCATATATAAAAGGAACTGAAGAAATTCCTAACATTTTGGATAAGAGAAAAGATCTCAATAATTGTTATTTTATGTTTTCCTCGCATTCAAATCAATATTCTTATGTTAGTGAGCTAAGTTACTTTACGAAGAGTTTTGCTAAATCGATATTAGAACATAATGGTGATTATATTAGTTACTCGAACATAATTGATTATGTGAAAGATAGTTTCTTAAATAATAGTAGACAAAAACCCTATTTTATTAATCAAGGTTCACTGACTGAATGCTTTTGTGAAATTACTGATGATATAAAATCGATTAATCTTTCAGACTTTGAAAAAAACAGTACCGAGTTAAAAGAAAATAAAAGCCTTATAGATATCATTAAAGAAGATGCAGAGAAATATGTTGATAAAGAATATGTTGAAAATTTTCTTGTTGAATTTAAAGACGAATTAATTGAAAAGTCCAAAGATTGGAGTTTGAATCAGTTATTTGAACTTAATATATCAACTAAAAATAATTATAAGGATGTTAAAGGTATAAAAAAGATAGCTGAATGGGTTGATAGTAATGAAAATGATTTCATGGTAAAAGTTAATAAAAGTCAAGTGAAAAATAACGATGGGGGTTATTTAAGTGCCTTTACTACTTTATTTCCTAAATATGAAGCAACATCTCTTGAATCAGTTTTAGAGTGTCCATATGATACAATTCAAATAAAAACAGATGCTCGATTTAGCAATTTGGTTGAATATGGGTGCAACATAGTTATGTTACTATCAAAATACAATGTTAAAGTATTTTATAATTTTACTCACTCTAAAGAGGTAAGTTGGGATACATATATTATTGATTCCATTAGTCCTTGGTCTACTAATACCTTTTATTATAAAGATTGGAGTAACAATCATTTTATTATTGAAGCTATACTCAAGGGATTTTCTGACTATATTGAAAAGGATCTGGAGAAAAAATTTAATAGGCAAATTTCCGAATAAACTTCGCCTAATAGAGTGTCCACAACATCCATCTGCGTTTTGGGTTCGACTTCGTGGAGGCTGACAGACATCGTGAACACTCGGAAAGTTAAATGAAATACAAATACTATTTTATTGGAGTGGATAAGATGCCAAGAAAACAGATCAGTATTTATGGAGATTGGGAGGAAGGGTATGCAATGGATTTGCATACCCTATCAAGTGAGTATTTAGGTGACGATGAATATGGGCGCCCAATTTTCAATACAATAAGAAGTGAACTAGGAGAATTATTATATAAATTAAAATATAGACATGACAGAAGTATAATCAATGATATAATAAAATTAATATCTCCATTTGTAATTCAATGGACAAAATCTTTAAACATTGATGTGATAATATCTATGCCCCCGTCTAATAAAAATAGAACATATCAACCAGTAGATGTTATTGCTGAGCAATTAGCAGAAACATTAAGGATACAATATTTTAAAGATTTTTTGATAAAAAATACTGACATTGAATCTAAAAATTTAAACGACAAGAGTGTAATATCAAATTCAATGACGAGAACTAAACGTTTTCTAAAAAAGGTAAATGTACTTTTGATAGATGATTTATATAAATCAGGAGCTTCTATGAATGAAGCAGTAAGAGTTTTAAAAGAAGATAAAAATATTAACAATATTTATGTTTTAGCGTTAACAAAAACTAGAACGTAGAAGGAGATAATGATGAAAATATTTATTGCTGGACCAAGAGCTATTAGTAGATTAAATAAGTTAGTTACTGAAAAGCTGAAGAGTATTATTGATCATAATTATACCATATTAGTTGGAGATGCAAATGGAGTCGATAAAGCAGTCCAAATTTTTTGTGCACAACAAAAATATAGAAATGTTGAAGTTTATGTTTCACAGGGAAAGGCAAGAAATAATATAGGAAATTGGAATGTTAATTATGTGCAAGTTTCTAAGAGCCTTAAGGGTTTTGATTTTTATGCCGCTAAAGATTACGAAATGGCTAAAGATGCAGATTATGGATTTATGATTTGGAATGGAATAAGCAAAGGAACTTTAAACAAT
The genomic region above belongs to Defluviitalea saccharophila and contains:
- a CDS encoding biotin transporter BioY; this encodes MERVIEKKSNVYKMAIIGVMAAITCILGPLSIPIGLVPISFTNLVIYIALYTLGMKKGTISYIIYMLIGFIGLPVFSNFSGGPSKLLGPTGGYIIGFIFMALIAGFFIDYFFEKWYLCFIGMVLGTVVCYGIGTAWLAYQTNMQFQAALGVGVIPFIPGDLAKIVISTVIGPQIRKRLIKANLF
- a CDS encoding MutS family DNA mismatch repair protein, giving the protein MDSRFIQFIKEHEASLKKQTAVFNFVGYVKLVLFLILIVSGYSTLTKGFPPVLIGTSLGIFIVFLGFWMYQDRLHEKIDYLSGVIAINNRHLDRISGKWDGFSDIGEEFIDPEHPYGCDLDIVGKKSLFQFLNRTHTWYGRHAFAKDLLHPSNTKEEIQKRQETILELSKDIEFTNQMEYYFSKIGLDNTSTPDLVNNLKDSKPFIPNNLLKFALIYAPVMTVLLIAFMLIFKAKNLYLTGATLAFLQALLWALGFPKTQMYLGTISNTSYKLAPYGTVIETLKDKKFHSEKLIEIQTQLSTSEYSAAQAIKDLDRILSKLSVRNNLIIYFILNVFLLWDYQCAFMLEAWKAKYAHLSEKWFLALGEFESLMSFSTLESVCNNFCMPAITDKNKTIEARDLGHPLLPNETRVNNDFSLHNNIFIISGSNMSGKTTFLRTVGINLVLAQAGSFVCAKEMTFSPLTIMTSMRIVDDLNEGISTFYAELKRIKTIIETAKNNSNMIFLIDEIFRGTNSVDRLIGAKTVVSKLNELNVAGLITTHDLELCNLANIYPRIDNYNFSEYYRDNTIYFDYKIKPGKSNTTNAKYLMKMIGII
- a CDS encoding alpha/beta hydrolase, which translates into the protein MGYYINVEPNVKIYVEDLNPTGKKTILFLHGWPGSHKLFEYQFNQLPMMGYRCIGIDTRGFGDSDKPWRGYDYDRLADDVRCVIDTLKLHDIILGGHSTGGAIAIRYMARHKGHGVAKLALFAAAAPSLIQRPYFPYGLPKEAVEEMIQETYRDRPEMLRRFGQSFFHKYITEAFADWFFQLGLQAASWATAAVERTWLGEEKLFSDLGKIFVPTLILHGIHDKICLFPLAEAQHRGIKHSKLVPFRDSGHGLFYDEKDRFNQELIKFIEE
- a CDS encoding caspase family protein, producing MKKLAIVIGVSDYYNLSKLPGCNNDFNLINKILKATKKYDDILEINKNTLSLEVKDEINTFISKYKESDIEELFFYFSGHGFYDGEDLRYVFTDFSENKINSTSISNGFMDNLFRTLNPHLLVKVVDACNSGIPYIKGTEEIPNILDKRKDLNNCYFMFSSHSNQYSYVSELSYFTKSFAKSILEHNGDYISYSNIIDYVKDSFLNNSRQKPYFINQGSLTECFCEITDDIKSINLSDFEKNSTELKENKSLIDIIKEDAEKYVDKEYVENFLVEFKDELIEKSKDWSLNQLFELNISTKNNYKDVKGIKKIAEWVDSNENDFMVKVNKSQVKNNDGGYLSAFTTLFPKYEATSLESVLECPYDTIQIKTDARFSNLVEYGCNIVMLLSKYNVKVFYNFTHSKEVSWDTYIIDSISPWSTNTFYYKDWSNNHFIIEAILKGFSDYIEKDLEKKFNRQISE
- a CDS encoding NAD(P)-dependent oxidoreductase, which translates into the protein MIRLKEEANRCLLCKNPRCKSKCPINTPIPEVIQLFKEDKIQEAGELLFNNNPLSVVCALVCPHENQCKGNCIRGIKEEPIEFYDIENYISTKFLDSDETNPVKLDKDRIAVIGAGPAGITIAFILASKGYRITIFESKDKIGGVLRYGIPDFRLPKDILDKIQHKLVQMGVKIRPNTRVGPVITIDKLFEDGYKAIFIGTGVWNPKTLNIKGETLGHVHYAIDYLKSPQVYELGKSVCVIGAGNVAMDAARTAKRNGVDQVSILYRKGFEDMTATKAEIEDAKKDGIIFELFKAPTEITDEGVKYIETQKIVNDEGKAETVFVETSEGFYPCDSVIIAVSQAPRNIIVSNNKGLKTGKSGLLIADESGHTTRQGVFSAGDVVTGAKTVVEAVNHAKIVAQAIDDYCIKAHKKQGI